One stretch of Schizosaccharomyces pombe strain 972h- genome assembly, chromosome: III DNA includes these proteins:
- the ado1 gene encoding adenosine kinase produces the protein MSSYILFGLENPLLDYYVGGETATLEKYGLKSNDAVLASESQMGIYKEPCVSYSAGGAAQNSCRAAQYVLPPNSTVFAGCVGQDKFADMLLESNEKAGLRSEFSVDPTTPTGVCAVVLSNNNKNRSLCTNLGAANNYKLKDLQQPNVWKFVEEAKVIYVGGFHLTVSPESMLCLAQHANENNKPYIMNLSAPFLSQFFKEQMDSVIPYCDYVIGNEAEILSYGENHGIKSTDVQEIALALSSVEKVNKKRTRVVVITQGADATIVAKDGKVTTYKPNRVPSEEIVDTNGAGDAFAGGFIAALSQGQGIDYAVTLGHWLGQECIKVSGTTLPLPKKQFPLP, from the coding sequence ATGTCTTCATACATCTTGTTTGGTTTGGAAAACCCTCTGTTGGATTACTATGTTGGTGGTGAAACTGCAACTCTTGAAAAGTATGGCTTGAAGAGCAACGACGCCGTCTTAGCTTCTGAGAGCCAGATGGGTATCTACAAGGAGCCATGCGTTAGCTACAGTGCCGGTGGTGCAGCTCAAAACAGCTGCCGTGCTGCTCAATACGTACTTCCTCCTAACTCTACTGTTTTCGCCGGCTGCGTTGGTCAAGATAAGTTTGCTGATATGCTTCTTGAATCGAACGAAAAAGCTGGATTACGATCTGAGTTTTCTGTTGATCCCACTACACCTACTGGTGTTTGTGCTGTCGTCTTGAGCAACAACAATAAAAATCGCTCCCTTTGTACCAACTTGGGAGCTGCTAACAACTACAAGCTCAAGGACTTGCAACAGCCGAATGTATGGAAGTTCGTTGAGGAAGCAAAGGTTATTTACGTCGGTGGTTTTCACTTGACCGTCAGTCCCGAATCCATGTTATGTTTAGCTCAACATGCTAATGAGAATAACAAGCCCTATATCATGAATCTTAGCGCTCCTTTCCTCTCTCAATTTTTCAAGGAGCAAATGGATTCCGTTATCCCATATTGTGATTATGTTATTGGCAACGAAGCTGAAATCCTTAGCTACGGGGAGAATCATGGAATCAAAAGTACCGACGTCCAGGAGATTGCGCTGGCCTTGTCTTCTGTTGAGAAGGTTAACAAGAAACGCACCCGTGTTGTTGTCATTACTCAAGGAGCCGATGCCACGATCGTTGCTAAAGACGGTAAAGTAACCACTTACAAGCCCAACCGCGTCCCATCTGAGGAAATCGTCGATACCAATGGTGCCGGAGATGCCTTTGCTGGTGGATTTATTGCTGCTCTTTCTCAAGGCCAAGGAATCGATTATGCTGTTACTCTCGGTCATTGGCTTGGACAAGAATGCATCAAGGTTAGCGGCACTACTCTTCCTCTTCCCAAAAAGCAGTTCCCTTTACCTTAG
- the cog4 gene encoding COG complex subunit Cog4, which translates to MDISINDCTDISQIKQRFHDLQVESQRTDEKLERLLSDAQPTEKFNSLIKNMAERLVLFVGQIEELKDAFCNTTIVSEEVIERIKSVDREQNRIKECLLFVRQVRDFKECLQDLNRAMHHQQWEKAADLVHRASSTSPAIIEGKFAHAVVPTAEQPLAPMDTLKEITESLHTLFWREFHKAARNQDQKEITRYFKLFPLIGKEKEGLEAYWHFFGGIIASKARATLDEPPTHALFFAQAFTGLVEHVASIIRAHTPLVQKYYKAKNTITVIEKLQGDCDRQGSIIVNTMFDVRRIDNLVSSIASYKYILLHAKLKNRAFVSDQKELERVSLQTLHPILNEMSAIVSKWNISKIFISRLVLRLSQSDGTSNDPSVQDNLICASIFNSSKMELLLKKQLLPSLLQLETYYFRRSIETSLELEEYYTKVSPWMSSIVDDVMYVTKQVFQRAFFTVSSLFFTRFVNESLIPILRNDYYVYLSHNLLTVCNIIKAQFQRLKNANSIPAKQVENYITLVNSASLSKQYLKSIVDGVSSRLEEVFAFAKDQKLVKKSIDNFLQLTVNFENLCKTSFNMYFPIFLLPRIEQCIDDSFDGINYVLSYEDYTKETEHERLVVTRLRSVWDRVLLLEQFTPENQLSLRSMACEKAASYIENLILYKIQWNDYGAMALENDISSLITIFSNDQANLRHSFERLQEILILLVWESDSTAPEQLINDLNLQLLSIDIVSAIMEKKANVQGED; encoded by the coding sequence CGCAAATTAAACAACGGTTTCATGACTTACAAGTCGAATCCCAACGAACCGACGAAAAGCTGGAAAGGCTGCTAAGCGATGCACAGCCGACTGAGAAGTTCAATTCTTTAATCAAGAATATGGCAGAACGTCTAGTGCTGTTTGTAGGTCAGATTGAAGAGCTTAAAGATGCTTTTTGCAATACCACTATCGTTAGCGAGGAGGTCATTGAGAGAATCAAATCGGTCGATAGAGAACAGAATCGTATAAAAGAGTGTCTTTTATTTGTTCGTCAAGTCCGAGATTTCAAAGAATGTTTGCAGGATCTCAACAGAGCTATGCATCACCAACAATGGGAAAAAGCAGCTGATTTAGTACATCGAGCAAGCTCCACATCGCCGGCTATCATCGAAGGGAAATTTGCACATGCCGTTGTTCCCACAGCTGAGCAACCTTTAGCGCCCATGGACAccttaaaagaaatcacCGAATCTCTACACACTCTCTTTTGGCGGGAATTCCATAAGGCCGCCCGAAATCAGgatcaaaaagaaatcactCGTTACTTCAAACTCTTCCCTTTGATCGgcaaagaaaaggaaggaTTAGAAGCTTATTGGCATTTTTTTGGTGGAATTATTGCTTCTAAAGCTAGGGCCACTCTCGATGAGCCCCCTACTCatgctcttttttttgcacaGGCATTTACCGGACTGGTCGAGCATGTTGCTTCTATCATACGCGCACATACGCCTcttgttcaaaaatattacaagGCCAAAAACACCATCACCgttattgaaaaattgcaaGGTGATTGTGATCGCCAAGGTTCCATTATCGTGAATACCATGTTTGACGTGAGAAGAATTGATAACCTCGTAAGCTCTATAGCTTCTTACAAATACATTTTGTTACATGCGAAGTTGAAAAATCGTGCCTTTGTTTCGGATCAAAAGGAATTAGAAAGGGTCTCTCTTCAAACGCTACATccgattttgaatgaaatgTCAGCCATTGTCTCCAAATGGAATatctcaaaaatatttattagcCGTCTTGTCCTTCGATTGTCCCAATCTGATGGTACTTCGAATGATCCATCTGTCCAGGACAATCTTATTTGTGCATCtattttcaattcttcAAAGATGGAACTTctgttaaaaaagcaacttCTTCCATCCTTATTACAATTAGAAACATACTATTTCAGGAGAAGTATAGAAACGTCTTTGGAACTTGAGGAATATTACACAAAGGTTTCCCCATGGATGAGCTCTATTGTAGACGATGTCATGTACGTTACGAAGCAAGTATTCCAACGTGCGTTTTTTACAGTCTCCTCTTTATTCTTCACCAGATTTGTTAACGAAAGCTTAATCCCTATTTTAAGAAATGATTACTATGTCTACCTTTCCCATAATCTTTTAACTGTCTGTAACATTATAAAAGCTCAGTTCCAGAGGCTAAAGAATGCAAATAGCATTCCCGCCAAACAAGTCGAAAACTACATAACATTGGTAAATAGTGCTTCACTCAGCAAGCAATATCTAAAATCAATTGTGGATGGTGTTTCTAGTCGGTTGGAAGAAGTTTTTGCCTTTGCCAAAGACCAAAAATTGGTAAAGAAATCgattgataattttttgcagCTAACcgttaattttgaaaatcttTGCAAGACTTCTTTCAACATGTACTTTCcgatatttttattaccCCGAATTGAGCAATGCATCGATGATTCCTTTGATGGAATCAACTATGTCTTGTCCTATGAAGACTATACGAAGGAGACAGAACATGAAAGACTGGTAGTTACCCGTCTTCGCAGCGTTTGGGACAGGGTTTTGTTGCTGGAGCAATTTACTCCTGAAAATCAGCTTTCTTTACGCTCTATGGCATGCGAGAAAGCTGCAAGTTATATAGAAAACCTCATACTATATAAGATTCAGTGGAATGATTATGGTGCTATGGCATTAGAAAACGACATTTCTAGCTTAATTACTATCTTTTCCAATGATCAAGCTAATCTCCGACATAGCTTTGAGCGTTTGCAAGAAATTCTAATCTTATTAGTATGGGAAAGTGATTCTACAGCCCCAGAGCAATTGATCAACGATTTAAACCTACAGCTACTATCCATAGATATTGTTAGCGCTATTATGGAAAAGAAAGCGAATGTTCAAGGTGAAGATTAA